A section of the Schistosoma haematobium chromosome ZW, whole genome shotgun sequence genome encodes:
- the ACSL6_4 gene encoding Long-chain-fatty-acid--CoA ligase 6 (EggNog:ENOG410V4XT~COG:I), with protein MPEITQFMRAVFNGLVVEGFGCTETMGVVTVSLVGEFRVGALGAVAYGVEVKLADVLDLGLVVKRDNRGEICVKGKRCTKGYYKDPQSTALLIDSDGWLHTGDIGEWTPEGSLMLVDRVKSIFKLAQGEYVAPEKLEALYQSCGLINQIFIDANPKSIYPVAIIVPNFNELRESLSKTDHELVNLSDHDLCQHESVHRKYLNVLDQIANERFLKGFEK; from the exons ATGCCCGAAATTACACAGTTTATGCGTGCTGTATTTAATGGACTT GTTGTCGAAGGCTTTGGTTGCACAGAGACTATGGGAGTTGTAACCGTATCTTTAGTCGGAGAATTTCGTGTTGGTGCTTTGGGTGCCGTTGCTTATGGTGTAGAAGTTAAATTGGCCGACGTATTAGATTTAGGTCTTGTTGTCAAAAGAGATAATCGAGGAGAG ATATGTGTGAAAGGTAAGCGTTGCACCAAAGGTTACTACAAAGATCCTCAAAGTACAGCGCTGCTAATTGACTCAGACGGTTGGTTACATACTGGAGATATAGGAGAATGGACCCCA GAAGGTTCATTGATGTTGGTTGATCGTGTTAAAAGTATTTTCAAGTTGGCTCAAGGTGAATATGTAGCACCAGAAAAACTGGAGGCACTTTATCAAAGTTGTGGTCTAATCAATCAAATTTTTATTGATGCCAATCCTAAATCCATTTATCCCGTAGCTATAATAGTTCCAAACTTCAACGAATTACGTGAATCACTTAGCAAAACAGATCATGAATTGGTTAATTTATCCGATCATGATTTATGTCAACATGAATCTGTCCATCGAAAATATCTAAATGTTTTGGATCAAATCGCCAATGAAAGATTTCTGAAAGGATTTGAAAAA